Proteins from a single region of Lampris incognitus isolate fLamInc1 chromosome 16, fLamInc1.hap2, whole genome shotgun sequence:
- the itpka gene encoding inositol-trisphosphate 3-kinase A, producing the protein MPKESRRKGSKEAGLSGAGINEGSRFERKTASKPPDIRDELAQKATQVAPSPAVMEARRVPQVMITPEGEGSPRAMQQEDWGDVVDGALRRKLSNSSISSTGSSLVESEDDLLSDNEAKSKGIITLEHLVDTGEQTKPWWKLKTIVQWPFVAAQRRRLNWVQLAGHKGNFKAADEGTILKKFCENEMQCFEKLKGDALQPFVPGYHGVVEREGESFLHMTDLLVNFDLPNVMDCKMGIRTYLEEELVRARERPKLRKDLYEKMVEVDSEGPTPQEHLQRAVTKPRYMQWRETLSSTHTLGFRIEGIKKSDGSCQTDFKRTRLKEDVTRAFEDFAGGNTNIVKSYLSRLTEIQQALEISEFFMRHEVIGSSLLFIHDHTGRAEVWLIDFGKTTALPEGQMLKHNVPWQEGNREDGYLWGLDNLIHTLESVNSGGSEEETCTPVTSETSSSC; encoded by the exons ATGCCGAAAGAGAGCCGGAGAAAGGGCTCCAAGGAGGCCGGGCTTTCCGGCGCAGGGATAAATGAGGGGTCTCGTTTCGAGCGGAAGACAGCCAGCAAGCCGCCCGACATACGCGATGAACTTGCCCAGAAAGCAACGCAGGTCGCTCCCTCCCCAGCTGTGATGGAGGCGCGCCGGGTGCCGCAGGTGATGATCACCCCGGAGGGAGAGGGCTCTCCGCGGGCGATGCAGCAGGAGGACTGGGGCGATGTGGTGGACGGAGCCCTGCGGAGGAAACTCTCCAATTCCTCGATCTCCTCCACGGGCTCGTCTTTGGTGGAATCTGAGGACGACCTGCTGAGTGACAACGAGGCAAAAAGCAAGGGCATCATTACTTTGGAGCACCTAGTGGACACCGGGGAG CAGACCAAACCCTGGTGGAAATTAAAGACCATTGTCCAATGGCCCTTTGTTGCTGCCCAAAGGAGGAGACTGAACTGGGTTCAATTAGCTGGACATAAAG GTAATTTCAAAGCGGCAGATGAGGGCACCATTTTGAAAAAGTTCTGTGAAAATGAAATGCAGTGTTTTGAGAAGCTGAAGGGCGATGCCCTACAACCATTCGTGCCAGGTTACCATGGCGTCGTGGAAAGAGAAGGAGAGTCTTTCCTCCATATGACAGACCTGCTAGTGAACTTTGACCTTCCCAATGTCATGGACTGCAAGATGGGCATAAG GACCTACTTAGAGGAGGAGCTGGTGCGAGCACGGGAGCGTCCAAAGCTTAGGAAGGACCTGTATGAGAAGATGGTTGAGGTGGACAGTGAGGGGCCGACTCCCCAGGAGCATTTACAAAGGGCCGTCACCAAGCCTCGCTACATGCAATGGAGAGAGACCCTGAGCTCCACACACACTCTGGGCTTCAGGAtagaggggatcaag AAATCTGACGGCTCATGTCAAACAGACTTCAAGAGGACCCGGTTGAAAGAGGATGTTACAAGAGCGTTTGAGGACTTTGCTGGAGGGAACACCAATATTGTA AAATCCTACCTGAGCAGGCTGACTGAGATCCAACAGGCCCTGGAAATATCCGAGTTCTTCATGAGACACGAG GTCATCGGCAGTTCTCTTCTCTTTATCCATGACCACACAGGTCGTGCAGAGGTCTGGCTTATTGACTTTGGAAAGACCACAGCGTTACCAGAAGGCCAGATGTTAAAGCATAATGTTCCTTGGCAAGAGGGCAACCGGGAGGATGGTTACCTTTGGGGGCTGGACAACCTCATCCACACACTGGAATCTGTAAACAGCGGAGGAAGCGAGGAAGAGACCTGCACCCCAGTAACCTCCGAAACAAGTTCAAGTTGCTGA